The proteins below come from a single Gossypium raimondii isolate GPD5lz chromosome 2, ASM2569854v1, whole genome shotgun sequence genomic window:
- the LOC105789825 gene encoding uncharacterized protein LOC105789825, with protein MGNCMKASKRQLEEEEIEKACEAAAKTIVKVKIVLTKQELELFMVKLEKNNNGGGKCLGDLLEEIEKARCGNKHESWRPSLESIMEDDPHDLN; from the coding sequence ATGGGGAATTGCATGAAAGCTTCAAAAAGGCAACTGGAGgaagaagaaatagaaaaggCTTGTGAAGCTGCTGCAAAAACCATCGTGAAAGTGAAGATAGTGCTGACGAAACAGGAGCTAGAGTTGTTTATGGTGAAGCTGGAAAAGAATAACAATGGTGGAGGGAAGTGTTTGGGGGATCTTTTGGAGGAAATAGAGAAAGCAAGATGTGGAAACAAACATGAATCGTGGAGACCTTCATTGGAAAGTATCATGGAAGATGATCCTCATGACTTGAATTAA
- the LOC105789824 gene encoding uncharacterized protein LOC105789824, giving the protein MLTFVASFIHWVFSDEIALGSKTTASKFINMNGLNKNRYSPIKKHFDDSFPSTKPLLEVKDHKDIKRSSPGFDSKARNIRVKVKMTREEAVRLLSKCKDGGVLEFKDVARELVDLPGNRVNIVSPCPDRNIPVLYRIPEEF; this is encoded by the coding sequence ATGCTTACCTTTGTTGCTTCTTTTATCCACTGGGTTTTTTCTGATGAAATCGCTTTAGGATCCAAAACTACTGCATCCAAGTTCATAAACATGAATGGGTTGAATAAGAATCGATATTCGCCCATCAAGAAACACTTCGATGATTCCTTTCCAAGTACAAAGCCATTGCTAGAAGTTAAAGATCACAAGGATATCAAGAGAAGTAGCCCCGGTTTTGATTCAAAAGCAAGGAATATAAGAGTAAAGGTGAAGATGACAAGGGAAGAAGCTGTTCGATTGCTTTCGAAATGCAAAGATGGAGGGGTTCTGGAATTCAAAGATGTAGCTCGTGAACTTGTGGACCTCCCAGGGAACCGAGTTAATATCGTGTCTCCTTGCCCTGATCGTAATATTCCAGTGCTTTATCGTATTCCTGAAGAGTTTTAG